In the Gymnodinialimonas sp. 202GB13-11 genome, one interval contains:
- the rplM gene encoding 50S ribosomal protein L13, whose amino-acid sequence MKTFSATPADIDKKWILIDAEGVVLGRLASIVAMRLRGKHKASFTPSMDMGDNVIVINADKVQLTGNKRNKPNYWHTGYPGGIKSRTTGQILEGAHPERVVMQAVKRMLPGNKLSRQQMTNLRVYAGAEHPHEAQDPTVLDVASMNKKNTRSA is encoded by the coding sequence ATGAAAACCTTCTCTGCCACGCCGGCGGATATCGACAAGAAGTGGATCCTGATCGACGCCGAGGGCGTTGTTCTGGGCCGTCTTGCCTCGATCGTCGCCATGCGTCTTCGCGGCAAGCACAAAGCCTCGTTCACGCCGTCCATGGATATGGGCGACAACGTTATCGTCATCAACGCCGACAAGGTGCAACTGACGGGCAACAAGCGCAACAAGCCGAACTACTGGCACACTGGCTATCCGGGTGGGATCAAGTCCCGCACCACCGGCCAGATCCTGGAAGGCGCGCATCCTGAGCGTGTCGTCATGCAGGCCGTCAAGCGGATGCTGCCAGGCAACAAGCTGAGCCGTCAGCAGATGACCAATCTGCGTGTTTATGCCGGTGCCGAGCACCCCCATGAGGCGCAAGATCCAACCGTTCTCGACGTCGCGTCGATGAACAAGAAAAACACGCGGAGCGCATGA
- a CDS encoding PaaI family thioesterase, protein MPVKMNAAEVAAYLDEVFPQVRGDFVIEEVSDMAVRVRMPVAERHLRPGGTVSGPAMFALADVSVYIAVMAMVGREALAVTTGGSFDFMRKPVAGVDMICECRLLKLGRVLAVGECLLYSEGMEAPVARMSMTYSIPPK, encoded by the coding sequence ATGCCGGTTAAGATGAACGCCGCCGAGGTTGCGGCCTATCTCGATGAGGTCTTTCCGCAGGTGCGGGGCGATTTTGTGATCGAGGAGGTGTCCGACATGGCGGTCCGCGTGCGTATGCCCGTAGCCGAGCGACATTTGCGGCCCGGTGGCACTGTCTCAGGCCCCGCGATGTTCGCGCTGGCCGATGTGTCGGTCTACATCGCAGTGATGGCTATGGTAGGGCGCGAGGCGTTGGCGGTGACGACGGGCGGGTCGTTCGATTTCATGCGCAAGCCGGTGGCGGGGGTGGACATGATCTGTGAGTGCCGCTTGCTGAAACTGGGGCGGGTCTTGGCCGTGGGCGAGTGCCTGCTGTACTCCGAAGGGATGGAGGCCCCGGTGGCGCGGATGTCGATGACCTATTCGATCCCGCCGAAGTAG
- a CDS encoding carboxypeptidase M32 has protein sequence MAAIDDLLAHQRTSAALGQVMGRLGWDQETMMPPGAAEQRGEEMAALETVLHARRTDPKVGDWLAQAEPRDEVEAAHLREIRRGYERSVKVPADLAAELARLTSVSQGIWAKARAADDVAAFLPTLKQVVALRREEAAAIADGGDPYDALLQDYEPGTNAAEIAALFDRMRPRLVALRDRLAGAQMPSSLEGRFAKEAQLALSAEVAGVFGYDFDIGRIDLAVHPFSSGSGADVRITTRVDEAEPLGCLYSTIHEVGHACYEQNIAADLRLTALGQGVSMGVHESQSRIYENQLARSVPFTRYLYGRMEAHFGALSASADDFARVINRVETGFIRTEADEVHYNLHVMLRFDLERQLFGGSLEVADLEEAWNARFASDFGMEVDKPSNGVLQDVHWSVGLFGYFPTYSLGNVYAGCLHEALRRDVPDLDAQLEAGDPSAALAWLRENLQRHGALRTPRETIMHATGGAISEAPLLDYLDAKYGALFGV, from the coding sequence ATGGCTGCCATTGATGATCTGCTGGCGCACCAGCGCACCAGCGCCGCCCTTGGGCAGGTGATGGGACGTCTTGGGTGGGATCAGGAGACGATGATGCCCCCCGGCGCAGCCGAGCAGCGCGGCGAAGAGATGGCGGCGCTGGAGACCGTGTTACACGCACGCCGGACGGACCCGAAAGTTGGCGATTGGCTCGCGCAGGCTGAGCCGCGTGATGAGGTCGAGGCCGCGCATCTGCGCGAAATCCGGCGCGGGTATGAGCGCTCAGTCAAGGTGCCTGCCGATCTGGCAGCAGAATTGGCGCGTCTTACCTCTGTCAGTCAGGGGATATGGGCCAAGGCGCGCGCCGCCGATGATGTGGCGGCGTTCTTGCCGACCCTGAAGCAGGTTGTCGCGCTGCGCCGCGAAGAAGCGGCTGCGATCGCCGATGGCGGTGATCCGTATGATGCGCTGTTGCAGGATTACGAGCCCGGAACGAATGCCGCCGAGATCGCGGCGCTGTTTGATCGGATGCGGCCGCGACTTGTTGCGCTGCGGGACCGGTTGGCCGGGGCGCAGATGCCCTCATCTCTGGAGGGGCGGTTTGCGAAGGAGGCTCAGCTGGCGTTGAGCGCTGAGGTTGCCGGCGTGTTCGGGTATGATTTCGACATCGGACGCATTGATCTGGCGGTGCATCCGTTCAGCTCAGGCTCGGGGGCGGATGTACGGATCACCACGCGGGTGGACGAGGCTGAACCCCTTGGCTGTCTCTATTCCACGATCCACGAGGTCGGGCATGCCTGCTACGAGCAGAACATCGCGGCCGATCTGCGCCTGACGGCGTTGGGGCAGGGTGTGTCGATGGGCGTTCATGAGAGCCAGAGCCGGATTTATGAGAACCAGCTGGCGCGCTCTGTGCCGTTCACGCGGTATTTGTATGGTCGGATGGAGGCGCATTTCGGGGCGCTTTCAGCCAGCGCCGACGACTTCGCGCGAGTCATAAATCGGGTGGAAACCGGCTTTATCCGCACCGAGGCCGATGAGGTGCATTACAACCTGCATGTGATGTTGCGGTTCGATCTGGAACGGCAGCTGTTCGGTGGCTCGCTGGAGGTCGCGGATCTGGAGGAGGCGTGGAACGCGCGTTTTGCTTCAGATTTCGGGATGGAAGTCGACAAGCCGTCAAACGGCGTGTTGCAAGATGTGCATTGGTCGGTGGGGCTGTTTGGCTACTTCCCGACCTATTCCTTGGGCAACGTTTATGCGGGCTGTCTGCATGAGGCGCTGCGCCGGGATGTGCCGGATCTGGATGCGCAACTGGAGGCAGGGGATCCGTCGGCGGCGCTGGCGTGGCTGCGGGAGAATTTGCAGCGCCATGGGGCTTTGAGGACGCCGCGCGAGACGATCATGCACGCCACGGGCGGGGCGATCAGCGAAGCGCCGCTCTTGGATTATCTGGATGCGAAATATGGGGCGCTGTTTGGCGTTTGA
- a CDS encoding enoyl-CoA hydratase, producing MSSDPLVLRDDHGPITHLTLNSPKNLNALSDEMLAALQAELDTLGETPDQKVIVLKGAGRAFCAGHDLKQMQAARQSEDNGAAAWKDLFDRCAHLMQTLSRLPQPVIAQVHGLAAAAGCQLVASCDLAVAEEDAKFGVNGVNIGLFCSTPMVALSRVMPRKQVFEMLTTGKFLHASEAQAAGLINRTAPNEGLDAATSELAETIAAKLGSAVRVGKQAFYAQAELTTAEAYALTGEVMVENMLNRDTDEGITAFLEKRPPDWS from the coding sequence ATGTCATCTGATCCACTGGTGCTGCGCGACGATCACGGGCCCATCACTCACCTGACCCTCAATTCACCGAAAAACCTCAACGCCTTGAGTGATGAGATGCTGGCCGCCCTGCAGGCCGAACTCGACACCCTCGGCGAGACTCCGGATCAAAAGGTCATCGTGCTCAAAGGTGCGGGCCGGGCCTTCTGCGCGGGCCATGATCTCAAACAGATGCAAGCCGCTCGTCAGTCTGAAGACAATGGCGCGGCGGCGTGGAAAGACCTCTTCGACCGCTGTGCCCATCTGATGCAGACCCTCTCCCGCCTGCCCCAGCCCGTCATCGCGCAAGTCCACGGTCTGGCCGCCGCCGCAGGCTGTCAGCTTGTCGCCTCCTGCGATCTCGCCGTGGCTGAGGAGGATGCGAAATTCGGTGTGAACGGCGTCAACATCGGCCTGTTCTGCTCGACGCCCATGGTCGCGCTCAGCCGCGTCATGCCACGCAAACAGGTGTTCGAAATGCTGACCACCGGCAAATTCCTTCATGCGTCCGAGGCGCAAGCCGCAGGCCTCATCAACCGCACCGCCCCGAACGAGGGCCTCGACGCCGCTACATCCGAGCTGGCCGAAACCATCGCCGCCAAGCTCGGCTCCGCCGTGCGCGTCGGTAAACAGGCCTTCTACGCGCAGGCCGAGCTGACCACGGCCGAGGCCTATGCCCTGACAGGCGAGGTCATGGTCGAAAACATGCTCAACCGCGACACGGATGAGGGCATCACCGCCTTCCTCGAAAAGCGCCCGCCCGATTGGTCCTGA
- the rpsI gene encoding 30S ribosomal protein S9, which produces MTETLTSLDELRGTVEGTEASAPVAETIHREPQRDALGRSYATGKRKDAVARVWIKPGSGKVTVNGKEMDKYFARPVLQMILRQPFEVAGVDGEFDVMATVKGGGLSGQAGAVKHGISKALQLYEPSLRGALKAAGFLTRDSRVVERKKYGRRKARRSFQFSKR; this is translated from the coding sequence ATGACCGAGACACTCACATCGCTCGACGAACTGCGCGGCACTGTTGAAGGCACCGAGGCCTCCGCGCCCGTGGCCGAGACCATCCACCGTGAGCCCCAGCGCGACGCGCTTGGTCGCTCCTACGCCACCGGTAAGCGGAAGGACGCGGTTGCGCGCGTCTGGATCAAGCCCGGTTCCGGCAAGGTGACCGTGAACGGCAAAGAGATGGACAAGTATTTTGCCCGTCCCGTGCTTCAGATGATCCTGCGCCAGCCCTTTGAAGTGGCCGGTGTGGACGGCGAGTTCGACGTCATGGCGACCGTCAAGGGCGGTGGTCTTTCGGGGCAGGCCGGTGCGGTCAAGCACGGCATCTCGAAGGCGTTGCAGCTTTATGAACCGTCCCTGCGGGGCGCGCTGAAGGCAGCCGGTTTCCTGACCCGCGACAGCCGCGTGGTGGAACGCAAGAAGTACGGTCGCCGCAAGGCACGCCGGAGCTTCCAGTTCTCCAAGCGCTAA
- the speD gene encoding adenosylmethionine decarboxylase: MTETHLTAKDGTTYAGTHLIVDLHGASHLNDRAFIEQALRDATEATGATLLSLHSHHFSPQGVTAMAILAESHISCHTWPEIGYAAFDIFMCGETDPHAAIPILSTAFETDDIHVTELHRGAR; the protein is encoded by the coding sequence ATGACTGAGACGCACCTCACCGCCAAAGACGGCACCACCTACGCCGGCACGCACCTGATCGTTGATCTGCACGGCGCGTCCCATCTCAACGACCGCGCCTTTATCGAGCAGGCGCTGCGCGATGCAACCGAAGCGACCGGCGCCACCCTTCTCAGTCTGCACTCGCACCACTTCTCGCCCCAGGGCGTCACCGCCATGGCCATCCTCGCAGAGAGCCACATCTCCTGCCACACCTGGCCCGAGATCGGTTACGCGGCGTTCGATATCTTCATGTGCGGTGAAACGGATCCCCACGCCGCCATCCCGATCCTCTCGACCGCGTTTGAGACCGACGACATCCACGTCACCGAACTCCACCGCGGTGCGCGCTGA